One window from the genome of Candidatus Melainabacteria bacterium encodes:
- a CDS encoding peptide ABC transporter substrate-binding protein: MISIRQNIRSASIAALVMLMAISLTSCNVAKHGALPGTLRINIGTEPPGLDWEVETDSTSFDVVSNLMTGLTQYTPQLTCAPGCAKSWDVLDGGRRYVFHLRDDVYWTDGKKLVAGDFEYAWKRLLDPNSGAQYAYFLYPIVNAFEYNSKRISDSNAVGIKALDDFTFEVKLVKPAAYFIYLTAFCPCCPARKDVIEKWGKRWTDPEHIVTNGPFMLKHWAHEYKIELEANPKYFEGRPKLDKISMFMVPEQATAFALYENDELDFVDNRSFSTPDVERCKDSPEYHNEALLRNNYIGFNVTKPPFTDARVRRAIAKAIDRDVFPKILRRKERPSSSWIPKPLMGYSPQTGEKFDPEGARKLLAEAGFPGGKNFPRITMLYPNRDDVKTVTEALQDQLHRNLGIDIELQNQEWKVYLQTLHRDPPPIFRANWGADYPDPETFANLFTTFNGNNTTEWNDKTYDSIVEEAGTEQNPEKRRKLYERADHYLCDEQSVIAPIYLATQNTMVKPWVKGLKFNALDIQFYKGVSIEP, encoded by the coding sequence ATGATTTCAATTCGACAAAACATCCGATCTGCCTCGATTGCCGCCCTCGTCATGCTTATGGCGATTTCTTTGACATCTTGCAATGTTGCGAAACATGGCGCATTGCCAGGAACGCTGCGGATAAACATTGGCACAGAGCCGCCTGGTTTGGATTGGGAAGTTGAGACAGACTCGACATCTTTCGATGTGGTATCGAACTTGATGACGGGCTTGACGCAGTACACTCCGCAACTCACCTGCGCTCCGGGCTGCGCTAAAAGCTGGGATGTGCTGGATGGAGGCAGGCGTTACGTTTTCCATCTCCGTGACGACGTTTACTGGACAGATGGCAAAAAATTAGTCGCGGGCGATTTTGAATATGCCTGGAAACGTTTGCTGGACCCAAACTCAGGCGCGCAGTACGCCTACTTCCTCTATCCCATTGTCAACGCATTTGAATACAACAGCAAAAGGATTTCTGACTCAAATGCGGTCGGCATCAAGGCTCTGGACGATTTTACCTTCGAAGTCAAGCTTGTCAAACCTGCAGCTTATTTCATATATCTGACTGCATTTTGCCCTTGCTGCCCGGCTCGGAAAGATGTGATCGAGAAGTGGGGTAAGCGCTGGACCGATCCTGAGCATATAGTTACGAACGGTCCGTTCATGCTCAAGCACTGGGCACACGAATACAAAATCGAGCTGGAGGCGAATCCGAAATATTTCGAGGGGCGTCCAAAGCTCGACAAAATCAGCATGTTCATGGTGCCCGAGCAAGCAACGGCTTTTGCGCTTTACGAAAATGACGAGCTGGATTTTGTCGACAATCGAAGTTTTTCGACGCCTGACGTCGAGCGATGCAAAGATTCGCCCGAGTACCACAACGAAGCGCTGCTGCGAAACAACTACATAGGGTTCAACGTTACCAAGCCGCCTTTCACCGATGCGCGAGTTCGCCGCGCCATTGCCAAGGCGATTGACAGAGATGTTTTTCCAAAAATCCTGCGCCGCAAAGAACGTCCTTCGAGCAGCTGGATTCCCAAACCATTGATGGGATATTCACCACAAACAGGCGAAAAGTTTGACCCCGAGGGCGCTCGTAAGTTGTTGGCGGAAGCGGGTTTTCCTGGTGGTAAAAATTTCCCCCGCATCACCATGTTGTATCCCAATCGCGATGATGTGAAGACTGTCACTGAAGCTTTGCAAGACCAGTTGCATCGCAATCTGGGCATCGATATCGAGTTGCAGAACCAGGAATGGAAGGTCTACTTGCAGACGCTGCACAGGGACCCACCGCCTATTTTCAGGGCTAACTGGGGCGCGGATTATCCAGACCCGGAAACGTTTGCCAACTTGTTCACCACCTTCAATGGCAACAATACGACAGAGTGGAACGACAAAACTTACGACTCAATAGTTGAAGAGGCTGGTACAGAGCAGAATCCTGAAAAGCGCAGAAAACTCTATGAGCGTGCCGACCACTATCTTTGTGATGAGCAGTCGGTGATTGCGCCTATCTATCTTGCTACGCAAAATACGATGGTTAAGCCGTGGGTGAAAGGGTTGAAGTTTAACGCGCTTGATATTCAGTTCTACAAAGGAGTGAGCATTGAACCTTAG
- a CDS encoding ABC transporter ATP-binding protein, with protein sequence MGILVSCQSIGKSYSSRPLFQNITFGIEDDQKIGLIGPNGAGKSTLMKILSGEIQPDEGAVVARKNLRVAYVKQSENFDPDATVEKIVAQAAELAPFEEYQKAANIDTTLTQMGFPDRQAKTSSLSGGWRKRLALACALVQEPDLLLLDEPTNHLDLEGVLWLENLLKSLSATFVVVSHDRAFLEAIANRMIELNPTYPEGCLSINGNYSEFLISREERLNAQLHQQQALASKVRREIAWLQRGARARQTKAKGRIADAGKLIEDLAEVKQRNALNAPIEIGFDASGRKTKELISAKALTKRFGDRTLFSGVDILLTTGTKLGLVGRNGSGKTTLLKMLVGQLEPDSGTIKRADQLQIVWFDQNREQLDETKTLKQALSADGDTVLYRGRNMHVSTWAKKFLFRTEQLPLPISYLSGGEKARILIANLMLKTADVLILDEPTNDLDIGSLEVLEESLEDFPGAVILVTHDRMMLDTVSSQILALDGTGEARYFADYEQCEEALQRLAKAERRSSPVDDRKPTRTKDRARSGMTTAEKRELAGIADKIEQAEQSIKNLHAEMEKPHVASNYAKLNEISKNVESAQQELSRLFERWEELEAKAALEPSAS encoded by the coding sequence GTGGGAATACTCGTTAGCTGCCAATCAATTGGAAAGTCGTACAGTTCGCGGCCGCTATTTCAAAACATCACTTTCGGCATCGAAGACGATCAGAAAATCGGCTTGATTGGTCCAAACGGAGCTGGCAAGTCGACATTGATGAAGATTTTGTCCGGCGAAATTCAGCCTGACGAAGGCGCTGTTGTAGCGCGGAAAAATCTGCGCGTCGCTTACGTGAAGCAGTCTGAGAATTTCGACCCTGATGCCACTGTCGAGAAAATTGTGGCGCAAGCCGCTGAGCTGGCTCCGTTTGAAGAGTATCAAAAGGCTGCCAATATTGATACCACTCTCACTCAGATGGGATTTCCAGACCGACAAGCAAAGACCAGCTCGCTTTCGGGGGGATGGCGTAAGCGTCTCGCTCTTGCCTGTGCTCTCGTGCAAGAACCGGATTTGTTGCTGCTAGACGAACCGACAAACCATCTCGATCTCGAAGGTGTTCTGTGGCTGGAAAATTTACTCAAGTCACTGTCTGCCACTTTTGTAGTCGTCAGTCATGATCGCGCCTTTCTTGAAGCTATAGCCAACCGGATGATCGAGTTGAATCCTACTTATCCGGAGGGGTGCCTGAGCATCAACGGTAACTACAGCGAATTTTTGATTTCTCGTGAAGAGCGATTGAATGCGCAACTTCATCAACAGCAAGCACTGGCAAGCAAGGTGCGTCGTGAAATTGCCTGGCTGCAGCGTGGTGCGCGAGCTCGGCAGACCAAGGCTAAAGGGCGAATCGCCGACGCCGGCAAGTTGATTGAAGATCTTGCTGAAGTCAAACAACGCAATGCTCTCAATGCGCCTATCGAGATCGGGTTTGATGCGTCCGGCAGGAAAACAAAAGAGCTTATCTCAGCCAAAGCGTTGACCAAAAGGTTCGGTGACAGAACACTGTTTTCGGGAGTCGATATTCTTTTGACGACTGGTACCAAACTCGGTCTGGTCGGGCGTAACGGCAGCGGCAAAACCACTTTGCTGAAGATGCTAGTCGGTCAACTAGAGCCTGATAGTGGCACGATCAAACGTGCCGATCAGTTGCAAATTGTCTGGTTCGATCAAAACCGAGAACAACTGGACGAGACAAAAACGCTCAAGCAAGCTTTGAGTGCAGACGGTGACACCGTTTTGTATCGCGGAAGAAATATGCATGTTTCCACATGGGCTAAAAAATTCCTCTTCCGCACAGAGCAGCTACCTCTGCCAATTAGTTATCTTTCGGGTGGGGAAAAAGCTCGCATCTTAATTGCTAACCTGATGCTGAAAACAGCAGACGTGCTCATTCTCGACGAACCAACCAATGATCTCGACATTGGTTCTCTTGAGGTTCTGGAAGAGAGTCTGGAAGATTTTCCAGGCGCTGTAATTCTGGTAACGCATGATCGAATGATGCTGGATACGGTGTCATCTCAGATCCTGGCTCTCGATGGAACCGGTGAGGCGCGATATTTTGCCGACTATGAGCAGTGCGAAGAGGCATTGCAGAGACTGGCAAAAGCTGAACGCAGGTCTTCCCCGGTCGACGATCGCAAACCGACCAGAACAAAAGACAGAGCTCGCTCTGGTATGACCACGGCTGAGAAACGTGAACTGGCTGGCATCGCCGACAAAATAGAGCAGGCAGAGCAGAGCATCAAAAACTTGCATGCAGAAATGGAAAAGCCCCATGTAGCGAGTAACTACGCCAAGCTCAATGAAATTTCTAAGAATGTAGAGAGCGCTCAGCAGGAGCTGTCAAGGTTGTTTGAACGCTGGGAAGAGCTAGAAGCGAAAGCGGCCCTGGAGCCTTCGGCGAGTTAG
- the rpmG gene encoding 50S ribosomal protein L33 codes for MAKKDDRVIITLACGECKRRNYTTMKNKKNDPDRLNIKKYCRHCRTHLEHKETKK; via the coding sequence TTGGCCAAGAAAGACGACCGAGTCATCATCACGTTAGCTTGTGGCGAGTGCAAAAGACGCAACTACACCACTATGAAAAACAAGAAGAATGATCCGGACAGGCTCAACATCAAGAAGTACTGCCGCCATTGCAGAACTCATCTTGAACACAAAGAGACCAAGAAGTAG
- a CDS encoding radical SAM protein: MNVDSIEASLRNGGRISRADAESLWKNASDEQLRMLANIVRDRYHAPKTATYLLMRIINYTNVCVALCDYCSFYRLPKSPEGYVRSKEWIFAKIDELLEVGGDLFGFNGGFNPELKIDYYVDLFGSIREKYGDSLEFYAMTVVELLYIARVSKISVPEALSRLKQAGVRWITGGGAEILADSFRKRHSPQKYTVAEYMDTQQKIIEAGLSTTATMVIGFDESLDERLDHLETVRNFQDATNGGLFSFLCWTYKPYNNELGGKEIGADEYLRHLALCRIFLDNVRHLRTSVLTQNANALKGLSYGANDFDVPWEDEVTQMAGAVIERDVERILGYAAAEGFSTTYRHVAREPRQVSAPHVVSIR, encoded by the coding sequence ATGAACGTTGACTCAATTGAAGCTTCCCTCCGAAATGGCGGGCGTATCAGTCGCGCCGATGCTGAGTCGCTCTGGAAAAACGCAAGTGACGAGCAATTACGAATGCTTGCCAACATCGTGCGCGATCGCTACCACGCGCCGAAAACCGCAACCTATCTTCTGATGCGGATCATCAATTACACCAATGTGTGTGTTGCACTATGCGACTACTGTTCCTTTTACAGATTGCCCAAATCGCCTGAAGGCTATGTGCGATCCAAAGAATGGATTTTTGCCAAGATAGATGAGTTGCTTGAAGTCGGAGGCGATTTATTCGGTTTCAATGGTGGATTCAATCCTGAATTGAAGATTGACTACTATGTCGATCTCTTTGGTTCTATTCGAGAAAAGTACGGTGATTCGCTCGAATTCTATGCCATGACTGTGGTTGAACTCCTCTACATTGCGAGAGTAAGCAAGATCTCAGTGCCGGAAGCGCTGTCACGGCTGAAGCAAGCCGGAGTTCGCTGGATCACCGGTGGTGGTGCTGAAATTTTGGCAGATTCTTTTCGCAAACGTCACAGCCCTCAGAAATATACTGTCGCTGAATACATGGACACTCAGCAAAAAATCATTGAAGCTGGCTTGTCTACTACGGCTACCATGGTCATTGGTTTTGATGAGAGTCTCGACGAGCGATTGGACCATCTGGAGACTGTTCGCAACTTTCAAGATGCCACCAATGGCGGTTTGTTTAGTTTTCTTTGCTGGACTTACAAACCATACAATAATGAGCTGGGTGGCAAGGAAATTGGCGCCGACGAATACTTGCGGCATCTCGCCCTTTGCAGGATCTTTCTGGATAACGTCAGACATTTACGCACTTCCGTGTTGACTCAAAATGCGAACGCCCTCAAGGGGCTCAGTTACGGAGCAAATGATTTCGACGTGCCCTGGGAGGACGAAGTCACTCAGATGGCGGGAGCCGTCATTGAACGAGATGTGGAGCGGATTTTAGGCTATGCTGCCGCGGAAGGTTTTTCCACTACTTACAGGCATGTGGCTAGAGAGCCACGTCAGGTGTCTGCACCGCATGTGGTGTCAATTAGATAA
- the rplK gene encoding 50S ribosomal protein L11 translates to MKKAVGKVKLQIQAGKANPAPPIGPALGQHGVNIMQFCKEYNAKTQDKAGTVIPVEITIYEDRSFDFILKTPPASELLKKAANIEKGSAAPNKTKVGTISKAKITEIAKIKMPDLNATTLEAAEKMVAGTARNMGLNVQD, encoded by the coding sequence GTGAAAAAGGCTGTTGGCAAAGTTAAGTTGCAAATTCAGGCTGGTAAAGCCAATCCCGCACCACCTATTGGACCGGCGCTTGGTCAGCATGGCGTCAACATCATGCAGTTCTGCAAGGAATATAACGCCAAGACCCAAGACAAAGCCGGCACCGTAATACCTGTAGAAATCACAATCTACGAAGACAGATCGTTTGACTTCATTCTCAAGACGCCTCCAGCGTCTGAATTGTTGAAGAAAGCAGCCAATATCGAAAAAGGCTCTGCTGCTCCAAACAAGACGAAAGTCGGCACGATCAGCAAAGCAAAAATTACTGAAATCGCAAAAATCAAAATGCCCGATCTGAACGCCACCACTCTTGAAGCGGCGGAAAAGATGGTTGCAGGAACCGCCCGCAACATGGGTCTGAACGTACAAGACTAG
- a CDS encoding pilus assembly protein, which produces MARLSGRRGTREKGQSIVELAIGLIALIPIVLVVFDLAVIVIGVQINDSTCREAARVAASGAPQDQASRAKAVVARANARAAGMLSNFKLITDPPLSTVSQAQADALKPYGGALNGTVTVQTEVEVRPFVVQAAYNGQSPLKFRSQQSFPITYVVPNSATASP; this is translated from the coding sequence ATGGCAAGATTGAGCGGGCGTCGCGGTACACGTGAAAAAGGTCAGTCGATTGTCGAGTTGGCAATAGGACTGATTGCCCTGATTCCAATCGTTTTGGTTGTTTTCGACCTGGCAGTCATCGTTATCGGCGTGCAGATCAACGACTCCACTTGCCGAGAGGCTGCCCGTGTCGCGGCCAGCGGTGCCCCGCAAGACCAGGCAAGCAGAGCCAAAGCAGTTGTCGCCCGAGCCAATGCCCGTGCAGCGGGAATGCTCTCGAATTTCAAACTAATTACCGATCCGCCGCTGAGCACCGTCTCTCAAGCGCAAGCAGATGCTTTGAAACCGTACGGTGGAGCCCTCAATGGCACGGTCACGGTCCAAACCGAAGTCGAAGTCAGACCGTTTGTGGTGCAGGCTGCATACAACGGACAGTCTCCGTTGAAATTCCGTTCACAGCAAAGCTTTCCGATTACATACGTCGTACCCAACAGTGCAACGGCATCACCTTAG
- a CDS encoding ABC transporter permease produces the protein MISLIVKRVLLAIPVLWIVASITFVLVRIVPGGPFEGDKALPPEIVANLKAKYHLDRPVPEQYMFYMERLAHGDLGISYKYVGRTVNDILSDAFPVSLQLGGAGLLLAICFGVPLGTIAAVKRGSAADFAAMFLSTAGISVPGFVIGALLIFIFGIWLKILPVALWESPRHMILPALTLAVSPAAYLARLTRASVLEILEKDWVRTARSKGLSADKTVVKHVLRNALVPIATVLGPLTAILVTGSFVVEFMYAIPGMGRFFITAVSNRDYDLIMGTTLVFAVLLIISNTIVDIVYLILDPRMQVS, from the coding sequence ATGATTAGTCTGATCGTTAAACGAGTACTGCTGGCTATCCCAGTTTTATGGATTGTTGCTTCAATAACTTTCGTGCTGGTGCGCATCGTGCCGGGCGGTCCATTCGAAGGTGACAAAGCGCTGCCACCAGAAATAGTGGCGAACCTGAAAGCTAAGTACCATCTCGACAGACCTGTGCCTGAGCAATACATGTTCTACATGGAGCGTCTGGCGCATGGCGACCTGGGAATTTCGTATAAATATGTTGGCCGGACAGTCAACGATATTTTGTCTGATGCCTTCCCTGTCTCATTGCAACTGGGCGGAGCCGGGTTACTGCTAGCCATATGTTTCGGAGTGCCGCTCGGCACCATAGCTGCTGTGAAAAGAGGATCGGCTGCCGATTTCGCCGCTATGTTTCTTTCGACGGCGGGCATCTCAGTGCCGGGATTCGTCATCGGTGCTCTGCTTATTTTCATATTCGGCATCTGGCTGAAAATATTGCCGGTTGCTCTGTGGGAATCGCCTCGACACATGATATTGCCGGCGCTCACACTGGCTGTCAGTCCCGCTGCTTACCTGGCGCGGTTGACGAGAGCGAGCGTGCTTGAAATTTTGGAAAAAGACTGGGTGCGCACAGCTCGTTCGAAAGGGCTGTCTGCCGACAAGACTGTAGTCAAACATGTGCTGCGCAATGCCCTTGTGCCTATCGCCACCGTGCTTGGACCCTTAACGGCAATTCTCGTAACGGGTTCATTCGTCGTTGAATTCATGTACGCCATTCCCGGCATGGGCCGTTTTTTCATCACCGCTGTGAGCAATCGCGATTACGACTTGATCATGGGCACAACGCTTGTTTTCGCGGTGCTTTTGATTATCTCGAACACTATCGTAGATATTGTCTATTTGATTCTCGACCCACGAATGCAGGTGAGCTAG
- the secE gene encoding preprotein translocase subunit SecE: MAIKRNKESPSGQPKDPTKPPKIVINDPAAESPAPPPPPEPPSIKPPTDGGSGSGGGSSSGGGGASKKGKAEKKGNPIAEAQQFLHEVIIEFRKITWPEKSQVLRETWSVLFLVAVITLMVLGFDWVLGNLVFGPLEHFARLHGGGIGAR, from the coding sequence ATGGCGATCAAGCGTAATAAGGAATCTCCGAGCGGTCAACCAAAAGACCCGACGAAACCGCCGAAGATCGTAATTAACGACCCGGCAGCTGAATCGCCTGCGCCACCTCCCCCACCAGAGCCACCATCAATCAAGCCTCCTACAGACGGCGGCAGTGGATCAGGCGGCGGGTCAAGCAGCGGCGGTGGCGGCGCTTCCAAGAAGGGCAAAGCCGAGAAGAAGGGCAACCCGATCGCCGAAGCGCAACAATTCCTGCACGAAGTAATCATCGAATTTAGAAAGATCACCTGGCCTGAAAAAAGTCAGGTGTTGAGAGAGACCTGGAGTGTCCTCTTCTTAGTAGCTGTAATCACCTTGATGGTGCTTGGCTTCGACTGGGTTCTTGGCAATTTAGTCTTTGGACCACTGGAGCACTTTGCACGATTGCACGGTGGTGGAATAGGCGCCAGGTAA
- a CDS encoding 50S ribosomal protein L1, with protein sequence MAKATKRQTTLSKVREENRTPLTAEDAIKLLKNKEHAVKFDETVEVHFRLGVNPKQNDQQIRSTVNLPGGTGKEVRVAVVAKGEKLAEATAAGADVVGAEDLVAKIGDGFLEFDKLVATPDAMAMLSKMGKVLGPRGLMPNPKDGTVTFEVGKTIKELKAGKVSFRTEKDGGLVQMAIGKLSFEDDRLLKNLAAVVDQVNKVKPATVKGTYMKSVFLSSTMGPGLKLDVNRLQDLAKYLHA encoded by the coding sequence ATGGCTAAAGCTACTAAGCGTCAAACCACGCTTTCAAAAGTCAGAGAAGAGAACCGCACACCTCTTACCGCTGAAGATGCAATCAAGCTTCTGAAGAACAAAGAGCATGCAGTCAAGTTTGACGAAACCGTCGAAGTTCATTTCCGCCTGGGCGTCAACCCCAAGCAGAATGACCAACAGATTCGTTCAACTGTGAACCTTCCTGGTGGTACCGGTAAAGAAGTAAGAGTGGCTGTTGTAGCCAAAGGCGAGAAGCTCGCTGAAGCAACCGCTGCCGGAGCTGACGTTGTCGGCGCTGAAGACCTCGTTGCAAAAATCGGCGATGGCTTCCTTGAATTCGACAAGCTCGTTGCTACTCCAGACGCAATGGCAATGTTGTCAAAAATGGGTAAGGTACTCGGTCCTCGTGGCTTGATGCCAAACCCCAAAGACGGCACAGTTACCTTTGAAGTCGGCAAGACAATCAAAGAATTGAAAGCCGGAAAAGTATCATTCCGTACAGAAAAAGATGGCGGATTGGTGCAGATGGCAATCGGCAAGTTGTCATTCGAAGATGACAGATTGCTGAAAAACCTGGCTGCAGTTGTCGACCAAGTCAACAAAGTCAAACCAGCAACCGTTAAGGGCACCTACATGAAGTCAGTCTTCCTCAGCTCCACAATGGGACCAGGACTGAAACTTGATGTAAACCGCTTGCAAGACCTGGCCAAATATCTGCACGCTTAG
- the nusG gene encoding transcription termination/antitermination factor NusG, with protein MAFIKTDGIRRWYAVQTASGHENKVKEHIEKRIVTMGAQDRIFGVIVPEKMVSKVKDGKRVEKKEREYPGYVFVEMILDDDSWRVVREAPGVTKYVGAGKKPIPVQDSEIRQILRRQMAVSGIKGKKQAVIDVKVGDYVRITGGPFADFTGEVTEVNMERERIKASVIIFGRATPVELEFNQVIKV; from the coding sequence ATGGCTTTTATCAAAACTGACGGGATACGGCGCTGGTATGCGGTGCAAACTGCTTCCGGTCACGAAAACAAAGTAAAAGAGCACATTGAAAAGCGCATCGTCACTATGGGCGCTCAAGATCGAATCTTCGGCGTTATCGTTCCCGAAAAAATGGTGAGCAAGGTCAAAGATGGCAAACGCGTCGAAAAGAAAGAGCGCGAATATCCCGGCTACGTTTTTGTTGAAATGATTTTGGACGACGACTCATGGCGAGTCGTACGCGAAGCACCGGGCGTTACGAAGTATGTCGGAGCAGGCAAGAAACCGATTCCAGTACAAGACTCGGAAATTCGCCAGATTCTCAGACGTCAGATGGCAGTATCTGGAATCAAAGGCAAGAAGCAAGCAGTTATCGATGTCAAGGTCGGCGATTACGTCAGAATTACTGGCGGTCCTTTCGCAGACTTTACAGGCGAAGTAACAGAAGTGAACATGGAGCGCGAGCGCATCAAGGCTTCTGTAATCATCTTCGGACGGGCAACACCTGTAGAACTTGAGTTCAACCAGGTTATAAAAGTGTAA
- a CDS encoding ABC transporter permease yields MSSQDKVGFKYIWYRLTRIPTAYAAFWIIAFICLIALLSGLGVPLSPYTYSQTTADLLAPPSAQHLMGTDELGRDLFSRIIYGSQLSISIGVTTALIAFFIGTIYGATAGFAGGKIDNLLMRGVDIAYALPDLLVMILIGVLIGRGTSGILIALGLVSWMGTARLVRAQFLQLQHEEFIEAARAAGQSSLLIVWKHLLPNAMGPIIVALTFTVPSAILSESTLSFIGLGLSPPACSWGTLASDGWRSLRGHPHLILCPSFFIFMTVLSFNFLGDGLRDALDPRTRLFNYGKIVQDPEEVAEKSDGEAEAELVAKE; encoded by the coding sequence ATGTCTTCGCAAGACAAAGTTGGATTCAAATACATCTGGTATCGGTTGACTCGAATTCCAACTGCATATGCTGCGTTCTGGATTATCGCCTTTATCTGTTTAATCGCATTGTTGTCAGGTCTCGGAGTTCCACTCTCGCCTTACACTTATTCGCAGACGACGGCTGACCTGTTGGCGCCACCTTCGGCCCAGCATTTGATGGGTACTGACGAACTGGGGCGTGACCTGTTCAGTCGCATTATTTACGGTTCCCAGCTCTCCATCAGTATTGGCGTGACAACTGCCTTGATCGCCTTTTTTATTGGCACCATATATGGGGCTACAGCAGGATTCGCAGGCGGGAAAATTGATAATCTCCTCATGCGTGGTGTGGATATCGCTTACGCTTTGCCCGATTTGTTGGTGATGATTTTAATTGGCGTCCTTATAGGTCGCGGCACTTCCGGCATACTTATTGCTCTTGGGCTTGTAAGCTGGATGGGCACAGCTCGTCTGGTGCGGGCTCAGTTTTTGCAGTTGCAGCACGAAGAGTTTATCGAAGCCGCTCGTGCTGCCGGTCAAAGTAGTTTGTTAATCGTCTGGAAGCATCTCTTGCCAAATGCGATGGGTCCGATCATCGTGGCGCTGACATTTACAGTGCCATCGGCAATTCTCTCCGAATCAACTCTGAGCTTTATCGGGCTCGGTTTGTCGCCCCCGGCTTGCAGTTGGGGCACTCTCGCCAGCGATGGCTGGCGCTCATTGCGCGGGCATCCGCACTTGATTCTCTGTCCCAGTTTCTTCATCTTCATGACTGTTCTGTCTTTCAACTTTCTCGGCGATGGACTTCGAGATGCGCTTGACCCTCGCACAAGGTTGTTTAATTACGGAAAAATTGTGCAGGACCCAGAAGAGGTGGCGGAGAAGTCCGACGGTGAAGCTGAAGCAGAGTTGGTCGCCAAAGAATAA
- a CDS encoding serine/threonine protein kinase yields the protein MLSRNTEPQIVFRNALTRGSSACDVQDFDNPQETTIEPCDICGQELDDEHACLQSIPSSVLRVQDPRIGSIVVDHYILEEFVCESSTSLVYKARHQLLNSHVAVKISNRSGLRDPFSVVRTSRAAVIAVRLEHPNIVRCIEFSHEPNQQGILIMDWCTGTPLSQVIGKELALTPRRALSLLEGLCDALHYAQTQGVNHINLHPGGILIDNISGYEQAKLLDFGLMKMIAPHTSDIVESSEHFKYASPEERCGQPPDQRSMIYSLGLILLDMLTGRVEALNNQSPGNARLEVPTLLQLRSDMAEAAVIDKILSRCLATKASRRYQNIDELGLAINQAKIEVDRIQRAENLRLTNSKEQRSTLLWVLLLAIIFGICAAWNTIASGLH from the coding sequence TTGCTATCACGAAACACCGAGCCGCAAATCGTGTTTAGAAACGCATTAACCAGAGGATCTTCAGCTTGCGATGTGCAAGACTTCGATAATCCGCAAGAAACTACTATTGAGCCTTGTGACATTTGTGGACAAGAACTTGATGACGAGCACGCCTGCTTACAGTCGATTCCCTCGTCAGTCTTACGAGTACAAGATCCGCGCATCGGATCGATTGTCGTCGATCACTACATTCTTGAAGAATTTGTCTGTGAAAGCAGTACGAGCCTCGTATATAAGGCTCGCCATCAGCTTCTCAACTCCCATGTAGCAGTCAAAATCTCAAACAGGAGCGGACTACGAGACCCTTTCTCTGTAGTGAGAACCAGCAGAGCCGCAGTCATTGCGGTGCGCCTTGAACATCCGAACATTGTTCGCTGCATCGAATTCAGCCATGAGCCAAACCAGCAGGGCATCCTCATAATGGATTGGTGTACAGGAACTCCACTTTCGCAAGTGATCGGGAAAGAACTTGCGCTCACACCAAGGAGAGCGCTGAGCTTACTGGAAGGGCTCTGTGACGCTCTTCACTACGCACAAACACAAGGCGTAAATCACATCAATCTGCACCCTGGCGGTATTCTGATTGACAACATCAGTGGATACGAACAAGCCAAATTGCTCGATTTTGGCCTGATGAAAATGATAGCTCCGCACACTTCAGACATCGTCGAAAGCAGCGAACATTTCAAATACGCAAGCCCGGAGGAACGGTGCGGACAGCCACCCGACCAGCGCTCTATGATCTACTCGCTGGGGCTGATCTTGTTGGACATGTTAACCGGGCGTGTCGAAGCTCTAAACAACCAAAGCCCAGGCAACGCACGGTTGGAAGTACCAACGTTGCTCCAACTTCGGTCTGACATGGCAGAAGCGGCAGTAATAGACAAAATTTTGTCACGGTGCCTGGCGACCAAAGCTTCACGACGCTATCAAAATATTGACGAACTTGGACTTGCCATCAATCAGGCAAAAATAGAAGTGGATCGCATCCAACGCGCAGAGAATCTTCGTCTCACGAATTCCAAAGAGCAACGAAGCACTCTGCTCTGGGTTTTATTGCTGGCAATAATTTTCGGTATTTGCGCAGCGTGGAATACAATCGCAAGCGGACTACATTGA